The DNA region cttctttctgTAAAATAACACATTCTATAAGACTTCAATATAATTACTATAAATTGCAAAAATATGAGGAGATTATCAAAAGGCAAACATAAAAAAGGAAGAGTGATCTATGGACGCTGTAAATACTTCCTCTTTCACAAACCAGCCAGCTCTATTACCTTGATGGTGGCATCGACGAACCTAGTGCCTTAAGAGGTTTCTTCTGACCAACAGAAGGCATGACCGGTGTCTTCCTGACATTAGCTGCTGTGTGAATGGTCCCAGATGAGGCAGGGTGATATACCTGATGAGTACACAAACAACTTTATAGTGAGATAAAAgttcaaagacaaaacaaggaTAAACAGAAGCCAGAGTGGTCCAAAATATAAGCACCACAAAACCAATGCAACCAAATTTCATTTGGATCTGTCTTTTAAGagtataatttataagttaccATCGTGCTAGATCCCAGATGTGTTGTCATTGAAGGAGAAACAGAGCTTGCAGAGGTGGTAGATGTGGATAAAACCATCATAGAAGACTGTTTCTCCATGTCATCATTTGAACTAATTGAAATAGCCTTTTTCTGTTCCAGCGGAACATTAGTCACGCCTTGCTTCACCAAAGTTAGAGGCTTCTGTGCCTGGTCAAAACTTTGATCACTCGAATTCTGCTTCATATGGACTACTGATGAGAAAGGGCCCACTGTCTGGTCCTTGGTAGCTGATTCTTGCCTAGGAGTAAAATCTAGAGGCATGGATGAGTTATTTTGGAAGTTGGATATAGGGCCATCCTGTACCCTACTTGGACCATTTACAGAAGTTTGCCTCTCAAACTTGAGTGCAGCCGTCATGTTTATCGTAGACTTGGTCCCCCCTTCAACACTGGCTGGTACCACATTCTGATTGTTAGCCATGTGCTGGAAATCAGGAAGTCTCGCTCTCGGCAATGAACCAGGAGAATTGACATTTGTCCGTGGGTATGAATTAAGACTTCCAGAGTTGGTATCCATATGAAAAGAACTAGATGGGAGCTGCGCGTATTGCTCAGGATGCTTATTTAATGTCTGAAAAGTAACTGAACTGTTTAAGGTTCCTGAAGTTGTAGAAGGTAGTTGGTTAACTTGAACTACATGGGGATCAGAGTCTTGAGCACTGATTTCTGCAGTTAAAGATTGAATCAGGCATTGGGTTTGTATGCTACAAGGAAATCATAAGATAAGATCTACCAGAAAGTAAGAAGATCTATGATAGCTGCAAAAGTAAATGGCTTCAGCTGAATAAAATTTATACCAGCAGATTTAGACACGCTTCCATGGTTTGGGCGTCCAGGTACTTTGATCCCCATATTTCCCTAATGACATATATAGTATTATCAGTGAGCCAAAATTCCAAGACAAAAAGTATTCAATACTGATTACTATTGCAGCACTTTTCAAGTGCGATTTCTTTCTCAGCACACGTTCACATGCGACATTTTTCACTATGTTCCAAATCTACTTAGCGTTTACATAAATCTATCACTGAAACATACCAGACGTAATAGCAATCCAATTTATAGGGTTCCTATCACTAATTGCACTTTATCTGCAATACTGATAAGATCTGGAAGTACAAATTTAAGACCATTTTAACAGTTCCCTGGAAGATGTTAGAGAAGTTCGGATAAAATGAGGCAACTAAGAACAGGAAACCCCTGACTAAACAGGCAACACAGAGATTTAAACAAATTTCATAACATCCATTGAACTGCTGAGAGATGAGGTGAATTAGCTATAGGTATAATGGTCAAGGATCCCATTCTTGATGGCAAGAGAATTCAATGTTCTGAATATAACAATCTGAAGCACtatacatatcaaattaatGACCAAAATTACACCAACCAATTTCCTTAACTCCTACATATTATAACAAAttagtttaccaaaaaaaaaaactgttaaacaGAAGTATATGCTCAAAAGGCTCTTAACTGAAGCGTCACCAGTTACCTATGTTAAGACCAATGCTATGTGCTTACAAGCTAATtgtacataaatatataaactaaactCTACTTAGGGTCAATAATTGAAACTCATTGAAGTACTTATACTCATTGAAGAAAACTAAAAGAGTAGTACCGGTTGTAACTGATACTTTTCAATACTCCGATCTGAAGAAGTTCCACAtagtttttgcttctttctgTATATTAACAAATTCTATAAGACTTCAATATAATAATTGgaaattgcaaataaataaataagaagatTATCAAAAAGTacagatgaaaaagaaaaagtagtcAATGGACGCTATAAATAATTCCTCATCCACATTCCAGCCAGCTCTATTACCTTGATAGTGGCATCGAAGAATCTAGTGCCTCAAGAGGTTTATTTTGACCAACAGAAGGCATGTCCGGTGTCTTCATGACGTTAGCTGCTGTGGGAATCGTCCCAGATGGCGGAGGGAGATATAACTGATGAGTACACACAAACAACTTAGATAGTCCATTTACTCTTCACAGCAAAattttgaagcaaaaaaaaaggacaaacaGAAGCCAGGGTGGTCCAAAATATAAGACAACTAAACCAATGCAGACATCAACCAAATTGCATTTGTATCTgtcttttgagagtataattATAAGTTACCATCGTGCTAGATCCCAGATGTGTTGTCATTGGAGGATAAACAGAGCTTGCAGAGGCGGTAGATGTGGAAAAAACCATTTTAGAAGACTGCTTCTCCAAGTCATCAtttgaattatttggaattGCATTGTTCTGTTCCAGTGGAACATTAGTCACGCATTGCTTCACCAAAGAGTGAGGCTTCTGTGCCTGGTCAAAACTTTGATCAATTGATTTCTGCTTCACATGGACCACTGATGAAGAAGGGCCAACTGTCTGGTCCTTGGTGACTGATTCTTGCCAAGGAGCAGAATATAGAGGCAGGGACGAATCGTTTTGGAAGTTGGATACAGAACCATCCTGAACCGTACTTGGACTATTTACAGAAGTTGGCCTCTCAAACTTGGGTACTTTCGTCATGTCTATCTTAGACTTAGTCGGTGCTTCAACACTAGCTGGTACCACATTCTGATTGTTTTCTATGTGCTGGAAATCAGGAAGTCTCGCTCTCGGCAATGAACCAGGAGAACTGAAATTTGTCCCTGGGTATGAATTAAGACTTCCCGAGTTGGTATCCATATGAAAAGAACTTGAATGAAGCTGCATGTATTGCTCGGGATGCTTATTTAATCCCTGCACAGTAGCTGAACTGCTTAAGGTGCCTGAAATTGTAGAAGGCAGTTTGTTAACTTGAACTTCACTAGGAGCAGATTCTTGAGCACTGATTTCTGCAGTTAAAGATTAAATCAGAGACTGGTTTTGTATGCTACACAAGGAAATTATAAGATAAGATCTATAATTTCAAAAGTAAATGGCATCAGCTGAATAATTTATACCAGCAGGTTTAGACACTTTGTCATGGTTTCGGCGTCCAGGTACTTTGATCCCCATATTTCCCTGATAACATATATAGTTATCAGTGAGCCAatactacatatatatctatcacTCGAAATCCTATCTATAGGTTCCTTATCACTAATTTTGCAGTTAGAGACAGCTAAAAGAAATTCATTGCAGAACTTATAAATGCTAAGAAAATTGAAAGCATGATACCGGTTGTAACTGATGCAGTTTTCTAATTACTGATCTGATCATCTGATCACCAACAGCAACCTTCAGATGTCGTATGAGCCTATCTGTTGTAATTTCTTTTCTCTACAATaaaagtatgaaaaaaaaaaaaaaagtaatgtatTGAGAGAGTCTTCCATCAGAGTCCCAATTCAttcatatatgttaaaaaaagcCTCACCTTGAGTTTACAGTACAGGTTTTGAAAATGACTCTTTCTATCTTTGTTGAGGTCTGTTAAGATACGAAGCAAATCAGAAACTCGTGCTGGTGTAAGACCATGTTCCACCCCACGAGCATGTTGGCTACTCATATTTGGCAGTTTCATACACTGAGGTCGATGTATCCCTGATTCATTACCAATAGGATTGTTTATAGACTTCGGATCactcaagaaaatcaaaagtttcaataGTTTTTTGCACACAGTTTCGCAtatgaattagggttttcaaaacGAACCTTCGATATCTCGAATCAGAGCTTCCTGAAACATGTTCATTTCATCTTCCGAATGCTGAAAGTTATCCTAACGACACATTTGAATGGGGTGGTAATCGAATTTAAGATGCTTCGAGACACAGAGCCAAGACAGTACGGAGATGGAAAAGGAGAGTAGGGAATTCGAAATCTAACCTTTTCGTCTTCTTCGAGGAGCTTGACGATGGAGAGATCCATGGTGGAATCTAGCTGTGCCCAACGTCAAAGAGCTCAAACGAAGAGGGAATTTTACAAAGGAAACGAATTTGTTGAATCCCCAAGATTCCCAATTTGCGCaaagttctttttttatatatagagggAGGTGCTGATGAGAAACCGTGTCGTTTCCGATTTTGGTAAAGCACTGCGCGGCGTTTCATTGAATTTCTCGTTAAGTGGGCTTTAATTATATGCTAGTGAGAAAGCCCAATGAATATATCGATAAAaaattaatctcttttttttttttttttgaacaaaaaaaataaaaaattaatctctTGAATATAACATAACACTTCAGAAAAAGAATTGTGATTCAAACACTTTTAGATGAAAATTGTATTCTCATAGTTATATCACCAAATTAGATAATATTGGTTACCTCCTAATATCTCACACATTTTTACTATAGGATTTGTTTTTACACCTAGATTAGTCTTTAAGGAGATTAATCACTAATGATTTGAGTATTCATCCACTAGGAGATTAATCATACTTGTGGTGTGTTCTTATTGGTACATGACTTAGTCATTTATCATTTACAAGATCAATTTTCCAAAAGCAATAGCAATAAGGGTGTTTCTCCATGGACTGCAACCGGAATTTATTAACTTTTCCAAATAATTCGGCAACTTTTCTGTTGTTTTACAAACCCCCACAAATTtattgtcaagaaaaaaaaaccataacataatttttgttCAAATTAAAACTTACGCTAAACAGTGCTACCGAGTAAGCTATACGACCCGTCAAGAAAGGCTTTTTCaaaccaaaaatgttaagataaaaGTTAaagttataaagtttttttgttttgttttgtaatgcaGTCTTCCGTGAGAAAACTCGCATCTTTTATTTTCCCATACAGCTTTCAAAATGTGACTCTCAGAATATGTGGATAGTAGTAGAAActagaaggttcttgattaTGCTTATTGCTgtatatgattataaaaaaaaaattgaaaacagagACAGA from Camelina sativa cultivar DH55 chromosome 3, Cs, whole genome shotgun sequence includes:
- the LOC104776823 gene encoding transcription initiation factor TFIID subunit 4-like isoform X2 yields the protein MDLSIVKLLEEDEKDNFQHSEDEMNMFQEALIRDIEGIHRPQCMKLPNMSSQHARGVEHGLTPARVSDLLRILTDLNKDRKSHFQNLYCKLKRKEITTDRLIRHLKVAVGDQMIRSVIRKLHQLQPGNMGIKVPGRRNHDKVSKPAEISAQESAPSEVQVNKLPSTISGTLSSSATVQGLNKHPEQYMQLHSSSFHMDTNSGSLNSYPGTNFSSPGSLPRARLPDFQHIENNQNVVPASVEAPTKSKIDMTKVPKFERPTSVNSPSTVQDGSVSNFQNDSSLPLYSAPWQESVTKDQTVGPSSSVVHVKQKSIDQSFDQAQKPHSLVKQCVTNVPLEQNNAIPNNSNDDLEKQSSKMVFSTSTASASSVYPPMTTHLGSSTMLYLPPPSGTIPTAANVMKTPDMPSVGQNKPLEALDSSMPLSRKKQKLCGTSSDRSIEKYQLQPGNMGIKVPGRPNHGSVSKSAEISAQDSDPHVVQVNQLPSTTSGTLNSSVTFQTLNKHPEQYAQLPSSSFHMDTNSGSLNSYPRTNVNSPGSLPRARLPDFQHMANNQNVVPASVEGGTKSTINMTAALKFERQTSVNGPSRVQDGPISNFQNNSSMPLDFTPRQESATKDQTVGPFSSVVHMKQNSSDQSFDQAQKPLTLVKQGVTNVPLEQKKAISISSNDDMEKQSSMMVLSTSTTSASSVSPSMTTHLGSSTMVYHPASSGTIHTAANVRKTPVMPSVGQKKPLKALGSSMPPSRKKQKLCGTSSDRSIENFNDVTAVSGINLQEEEKQLLDSGPKKNSRVAKEFRGVVHEEEAKTILQKIPLQRKLTEIMAKSGLKHIDHDVERCLSLCVEERMRGLLSNIIRISKQRTDAEKCRHQTFITSDIRKEINEMNRKVKEEWEKKHGGEEKAKNEDNDFEKEDNHSRQVKAKKEADERRAKAANVAVHAAFGEDDMFSKWKVMAEARRNKSSTRPGRNSKKLSGGTKSGKNQGLTEVRSISVKDVIAVLEKEPQMARSTLLYRLYNRICSDV
- the LOC104776823 gene encoding transcription initiation factor TFIID subunit 4-like isoform X1, with amino-acid sequence MDLSIVKLLEEDEKDNFQHSEDEMNMFQEALIRDIEGIHRPQCMKLPNMSSQHARGVEHGLTPARVSDLLRILTDLNKDRKSHFQNLYCKLKRKEITTDRLIRHLKVAVGDQMIRSVIRKLHQLQPGNMGIKVPGRRNHDKVSKPAEISAQESAPSEVQVNKLPSTISGTLSSSATVQGLNKHPEQYMQLHSSSFHMDTNSGSLNSYPGTNFSSPGSLPRARLPDFQHIENNQNVVPASVEAPTKSKIDMTKVPKFERPTSVNSPSTVQDGSVSNFQNDSSLPLYSAPWQESVTKDQTVGPSSSVVHVKQKSIDQSFDQAQKPHSLVKQCVTNVPLEQNNAIPNNSNDDLEKQSSKMVFSTSTASASSVYPPMTTHLGSSTMLYLPPPSGTIPTAANVMKTPDMPSVGQNKPLEALDSSMPLSRKKQKLCGTSSDRSIEKYQLQPGNMGIKVPGRPNHGSVSKSAEISAQDSDPHVVQVNQLPSTTSGTLNSSVTFQTLNKHPEQYAQLPSSSFHMDTNSGSLNSYPRTNVNSPGSLPRARLPDFQHMANNQNVVPASVEGGTKSTINMTAALKFERQTSVNGPSRVQDGPISNFQNNSSMPLDFTPRQESATKDQTVGPFSSVVHMKQNSSDQSFDQAQKPLTLVKQGVTNVPLEQKKAISISSNDDMEKQSSMMVLSTSTTSASSVSPSMTTHLGSSTMVYHPASSGTIHTAANVRKTPVMPSVGQKKPLKALGSSMPPSRKKQKLCGTSSDRSIENFNDVTAVSGINLQEEEKQLLDSGPKKNSRVAKEFRGVVHEEEAKTILQKIPLQRKLTEIMAKSGLKHIDHDVERCLSLCVEERMRGLLSNIIRISKQRTDAEKCRHQTFITSDIRKEINEMNRKVKEEWEKKHGGEEKAKNEDNDFEKEDNHSRQVKAKKEADERRAKAANVAVHAAFGEDDMFSKWKVMAEARRNKSSTRPGRNSKKLSGEIGGTKSGKNQGLTEVRSISVKDVIAVLEKEPQMARSTLLYRLYNRICSDV